Part of the Kiritimatiellia bacterium genome is shown below.
AAGCCGTGCCAAACAGATTTGGCAGACGCCGTCTGCCAAATTGCCGGACAGGCAAAAAAGCCGGATTCCATCTGCGAAATCTGAATTATTGCCAAAACGCCAGATGCCATCTGGCAAATCAAGCAAACCAGCATTCAGCTTAAGCTGGTCCCAATACGTTTTTCTTGTCGGCATAAAAGACGCTGACGCGCGGAGCTTTTACGAAATAGAAGCGGCAAACAATAACTGGAC
Proteins encoded:
- a CDS encoding DUF1016 N-terminal domain-containing protein yields the protein MNAVQVLACFEIGRRIVEHEQKGTARAQYGKEALKELSAKLTTEFGTGFSERNLRNMRKFYLVYQSRAKQIWQTPSAKLPDRQKSRIPSAKSELLPKRQMPSGKSSKPAFSLSWSQYVFLVGIKDADARSFYEIEAANNNWT